A section of the Eublepharis macularius isolate TG4126 chromosome 1, MPM_Emac_v1.0, whole genome shotgun sequence genome encodes:
- the NANP gene encoding N-acylneuraminate-9-phosphatase, translating to MGLQGIKAVFFDLDNTLIDTAAAGRKAIEEVIKALQSDHHCDEREAHMICDKVQAKLLKECHDPSKMCITDLRIQHWEEAIQETKGGRANRNLASECYFLWKTTRLQHLTLAEETRGMLNDLRKDVHLLLLTNGDTQTQREKIEACACQPYFDAIVVGGEQKEEKPASSIFLHCCELLGVQPEDCVMVGDSLDTDIQGGLNAGLKATVWINRTVTAPKDTFPVPHYIISSVLDLPGLLQNKEGVNSEINQVSSSCNAYDSSSKDYRSLGY from the exons ATGGGGTTGCAGGGGATCAAGGCTGTTTTCTTTGACTTGGACAATACCTTGATCGACACGGCCGCTGCCGGCCGGAAAGCCATCGAGGAG GTGATAAAGGCCTTACAGTCAGATCATCACTGTGATGAGAGAGAAGCTCACAtgatctgtgataaagtccaagCTAAACTCCTCAAAGAGTGTCATGATCCTTCTAAGATGTGTATAACTGACCTAAGAATTCAACACTGGGAAGAAGCTATACAAGAAACAAAGGGAGGGAGAGCCAATCGGAATCTGGCTTCGGAATGTTATTTTCTTTGGAAAACAACTCGTCTGCAACATTTGACTTTAGCAGAGGAGACCAGAGGGATGCTCAATGACCTTAGAAAAGATGTCCATTTGCTTCTACTAACCAATGGCGACACGCAGACGCAGAGAGAAAAAATTGAAGCTTGTGCCTGCCAGCCCTACTTTGATGCTATTGTTGTAGGCGGAGAACAGAAAGAAGAGAAACCAGCATCATCCATATTTCTTCACTGTTGTGAACTTCTGGGGGTACAGCCTGAGGACTGTGTGATGGTTGGTGACTCTCTAGATACAGACATTCAAGGAGGCCTGAATGCAGGTTTGAAAGCAACAGTCTGGATAAATAGAACAGTAACTGCCCCCAAAGACACTTTTCCAGTTCCCCACTATATAATTTCTTCTGTTCTTGATCTCCCTGGGCTTTTACAGAACAAAGAGGGTGTTAACTCAGAAATTAACCAAGTGTCTAGCAGTTGCAATGCATATGATAGCTCTAGCAAGGATTATAGGTCTTTAGGTTACTAG